The window CTCTTCTTTCATTTAACCAAATGGTATTGTGAACTTGTATAGTTCACACTCTTTGGCTCTACCCATCAATTATAGAGTAATAACTCTTTTCACACTAAGAGTTATCTATACAGTGACGGCATTTAATTAGGAAAGTTGGCTAGGTAGCTGACCCTCTTAGTCCGCTCTTTTAACAATAGgcgcataatctttttgcttcttataataCTATTTCCTCCGCTTAATGGATAACTATTTGCTACCAATGGGGAATTGCTTTTCATCTCAAATCTAGGTGATTGGATTTGCACCAATGGAAACCATAAATTCCATACACAATATAGGTATATGATAGATCTTTTCCATTTACCCTATTCATTGGTACCGGTCATTGACACTGGAAAAATTGTCTCATTTGTTCGAACTCATGATCTGAACGAGTCGCACATACACCCTAGTACATGTTCCTCGACGCTGAGGACATCCTCTAAGAGCGGGAGATTTCGTAACATTTCTTATCGGCTGTCTTGCGTTTCTAATAAGTTGTTTAATAGTTGGcatgtcgtatatatatatatgtatatatagaattaGAATGGAATGGGTTGGTTTAGATCGATCTTAACCTGATGATTggattgatgattatgaattttttCTATTCAATACCAAATCACAGAAAATTCGAATTATGGTTTGAAATGGATTTACACGAAATCCCCGGTATTTTCATTTTCGACCGCTACGAGATCAACAATGCCATGAGCTTGGGCTTCTGTTGCTGACATAAAAACATCCCTTTCCATGTCTTCGGATACAACCCATAAAGGCTTGCCCGTTCTTTGTACATAAACCTTTGTGAGGGTTTCACGAAGTTTCAGTAGTTCTTCCATTTCCAGGACAAATTCCCCTGTTcgtgattcataaaaagaactagcaggttgatgaatcatgaccctaaatatattgatattgatataACATCATGAACGGTTCCTCTATCTCGTATGATTGGGCTAATgtaagggataaaaaaaaaataacaagaagaaattgaACAACCGTACAGGCATCTTCTGTGCGTTGCATACGGCTCCGCAATGGAATttacttttttcttctcttctattctatctaagaaagaaagagaatccaTCTGATTCAGATCGTTGAATGATCCATTTACCACCCTTCCTTTCGTAGGAGTCAAAAATACTATGATGGTTCTGTTGCTTTATATATTTATCTCGTCTGTGATTTAGCAATCCCAAAGTGCCTTTCTGATACGATCAAATAAGGAaaactgatctttttttttttcattttcgtaCTCTTCCATAACATAAATATCAGAAAGAAACTTCTGGTGTGGAAGAAAAATGGTTTGTGACGCTGAAATGTACCCCCGACACATAAAATCAACAAATCGGAAATAACCTTTGTTTCATACTACTATCTCGATACAAAATCTCATGTTATGAAAAAACAATAATGGTTTGTTCATATCGAACTCGAAGTGCCATGCTATTATTACTTATTATTCATATTCAATATGGCGAAGGCatagtctttcttttttttttcaaataaaaactcATTGGCGCCAAGCGTGAGGGAATGCTAGACGTTTGGTAATTTCTCCTCCGATCAGAATGAAAGATCCCATAGAAGCGGCTAACCCCATGCATATTGTATGCACATCGGGTGGCACAAATTGCATAGTATCATAAATAGCTATTCCTGATACTACCCATCCGCCGGGAGAgtttataaacaaaaaaagatcCCTAGTATTATCTTCTATACTGAGATATACCATGAGACCAACAATTTGATTTGAGATCTCGCTATTAACCTCTTGACCTAAAAAAAGTAATCTTTCTCGATGAAGTCGGTTGATTAGGACAAaattggttcctttaggaactgtaCGTGCACCTTTGGATGCATACGGTTCAAAAAAATTGCGAAAAAAGAATCAATGTGTCGATTccagttctatttttttttttttttttttctgtaataggtttttgtttttctaataaAGCTTCCATTTTTAAAAAGACATGAGATGAGTTTTGGCTTCCTTAcctataaaaaaagaatttactGAACTTATTGAAATTGAACAAATCTCTCTCATTGATGTATTGTTTCATCGACATTCAAATCACGatgtaattttcttgtttctgaaTGGGCCTTTTCAATTCTTTTAGGTTCATGTTCTACTCCGGGAAAAGATCTGTCCGAATTCCATTTGCACATATAGGGCAAATGGTCTCAGTACCACTTCTTTTTGTtacgacttttttttttcaattcgttTCATGCCTTTCCCCAATCATTCGATGTACTCATCATACTATTCCGTTGGTTATTGGTTGGACGTTTGAAATCACTCCTATAATAAGGATAAGAATCGTTTATGATACAAGCGGTAATCATACATTACATGGATTACCAATTTGGTATTTTCTGAACGGAGCctggatactttattactttattttatctggatactttattactttattttatttttatttttccaagtCAACCATAAATTCTCCTAATTgatcctcaaaataaataaattgatctaaTTGCACTTCACGCTCCGAATGATTGATGGTTCACTCAATACAATATTTCTTAGGCGAAACAGAGGATATTTCGATCGAGGGAGAGAACGGGTAAATTCCATATAACCCAATATGTCTGACAAGTCGCACTATAAGTCAACCCAAACTGCATCTTCCTCTCCAGGACTCCGAAAAGGTACTTTTGGAACACCAACGGgcattaaattaaagaaaaaattgagTACTATACTTCACTTTAATGTGGAAACATAACAATGGCTTTATCGTCTTCATCCCTTTTTCTGTTTATTGTATTTTATACATAGATTTTTATACATAAATTGGAAGGTTTATTTTATAGAGTAAGACAGAATGAATAAAGAAAAATTTTAACTAACGGATCAATCGTTGGAGTAATAAACAAGTATCTATGCATTCGTTTCCCGAAAGTAGAACTAATCCTCCCATTGCGTATTGGTACTTATCGGGTATAGAATAGATCTGCTTCTCTTTGTTCTTACGAACAGAATTGTTCCATTATTTTCAATGGAACGGAATAAAAATTAACCCTTTCTCATACGGAATCTACTGAAAAGGTTAGATACATAGTATAGTCTTTTCCAATGCGATAAAATAAAGTGACATAGTgtctatttttctttgataaaGGGGTATTTCCATGGGTTTGCCTTGGTATCGTGTTCATACTGTCGTATTGAATGATCCCGGTCGATTGCTTTCTGTCCATATAATGCATACAGCCCTAGTTGCTGGTTGGGCCGGTTCGATGGCTTTATACGAATTAGCGGTTTTTGATCCCTCTGACCCCGCTCTTGATCCAATGTGGAGACAAGGTATGTTCGTTATACCCTTCATGACTCGTTTAGGAATAACCAATTCGTGGGGTGGTTGGAGTATTTCAGGAGGAACTGTAACGAATCCCGGTATTTGGAGTTATGAAGGTGTGGCAGGGGCACATATTGTGTTTTCTGGCTTGTGCTTCTTGGCAGCTATCTGGCATTGGGTGTATTGGGACCTAGAAATATTCTGTGATGAACGTACGGGCAAACCATCTTTGGATTTGCCTAAGATCTTTGGAATTCATTTATTTCTCTCAGGGTTGGCTTGCTTTGGCTTTGGCGCATTTCATGTAACAGGTTTGTATGGTCCTGGAATATGGGTGTCCGATCCTTATGGACTAACTGGAAAAGTACAACCCGTAAGTCCAGCGTGGGGCGCAGAAGGCTTTGATCCTTTTGTTCCCGGAGGAATAGCCTCTCATCATATTGCAGCGGGTACATTGGGCATATTAGCAGGCTTATTCCATCTTAGTGTCCGTCCGCCTCAACGTCTATACAAAGGATTACGTATGGGCAATATTGAAACTGTACTTTCCAGTAGTATCGCTGCTGTTTTTTTTGCAGCTTTCGTTGTTGCTGGAACTATGTGGTATGGTTCAGCAACTACCCCAATCGAATTATTTGGTCCCACTCGTTATCAGTGGGATCAGGGATACTTTCAGCAAGAAATATATCGAAGAGTTAGCGCCGGACTAGCCCAAAATCTGAGTTTATCGGAAGCTTGGTCTAAAATTCCCGAAAAATTAGCTTTTTATGATTACATTGGTAATAATCCAGCAAAAGGGGGATTATTCAGAGCAGGGTCAATGGACAACGGGGATGGAATAGCTGTTGGGTGGTTAGGACACCCCGTCTTTAGAGATAAAGAAGGGCGCGAGCTTTTTGTACGTCGTATGCCTACCTTTTTTGAAACATTTCCGGTAGTTTTGGTAGATGGAGACGGAATTGTTAGAGCCGATGTTCCTTTTAGAAGGGCAGAATCAAAGTATAGTGTTGAACAAGTAGGTGTAACTGTTGAGTTCTATGGGTGGCGAACTCAATGGAGTCAGTTATAGTGATCCTGCGACTGTAAAAAAATATGCTAGACGTGCCCAATTAGGTGAAATTTTTGAATTAGATCGGGCTACTTTGAAATCTGATGGCGTTTTTCGTAGCAGTCCAAGGGGTTGGTTCACTTTTGGCCATGCTACGTTTGCTTTGCTCTTCTTTTTCGGACACATTTGGCATGGCGCTAGAACCTTGTTCAGAGATGTTTTTGCTGGCATTGATCCAGATTTGGATGCTCAAGTGGAATTTGGAGCATTCCAAAAACTTGGGGATCCAACTACAAAGAGACAAGTAGTCTGATACAACATTGCTCTGGTATCTTTCGCCtctttttttgatttgacatagggTTAGGGTACTGAAGAAATCTTGACTTGAATCACCATCTTTTCTTtgactctttccttttctttatatggTAAATGATGCCAAATGAATAGGTGTGGAAGCTATAATTGTAAACCACGATCGAATCTATGGAAGCATTGGTTTATACATTCCTTTTAGTCTCGACTTTAGGGATAATTTTTTTCGCTATCTTTTTTCGAGAACCGCCTAAGGTTCCaactaaaaaatgaaataatttttcattatctCAGTTGAAGTAATGAGTCTCCCCATATGGGAGGCTCATTACTTCAACTAGTCCCCGTGTTCTTCGAATGGATCTCTTAGTTGTTGTGAGGGTTGCCCAAAAGCGGTATATAAGGCGTACCCAGTAAAGCTTACAAGTAAACCAGATATGAAGATGGCGACTAGGGTTGCTGTTTCCATTTTTAGACAATTTCAAGATCACAATGGATCTACGATAAGATCGTTTATTTACAACTACAACGGAATGGTATACAAAGTCAACAGATCTCAACCAATGATTAAATAGGATTTATGGCTACACAAACCGTTGAGGATAGTTCTAGATCTGGGCCAAGACAAACTACTGTAGGGAATTTATTGAAACCATTGAATTCGGAATATGGTAAAGTAGCTCCGGGCTGGGGGACTACACCATTAATGGGAGTCGCAATGGCCCTATTTACGGTATTCCTATCTATTATTTTGGAAATTTATAATTCTTCCGTTTTACTGGATGGAATTACAATGAGTTAAGTTTATAAGAACTTTGAAGTCCTAGTTTTCAATCAAAAAAATTACTTTACTTAAAACTCGGATTTCTAGACCATTCTGGTAGTTCGACCGTGGAATTTATTTGTTTCGGTATCTCCGGAATATGAGTGTGTGACTTGTTAtaattgatcctattgataatacAGAGAATGGTCCTGTTATCTCTATCGAGATGATTCTATTTCGTCGGATAGTTATTCTAGTATCTGGAGCACGGAATATATATAGAATATAGAATAgattaataaaagaaatattaaaactaTGATTCATACCTACTATTCAGACCTCGCAACCGGACTCAGAAATTTTCAAATAGATATTTCCTAAATCAAACGATTTTTCTTCCTTCGGACTTATTTTTTTCTTGACCGAAGGACAACTCTTTTTCTAGATTTTGTTGAGTcattacattcatcgaataagtgATCATCAAAGGGTTCTTACTCAGAGAACCTTTGAGTTTAGCTTGAGGCTTTGCTTTATTAAATTAAATCATCGTGGTTCTAGTATGAATCTGGGGTTTCAATTGATTCATAGGGTCTCAACAAGCAAATTCCTATCAATAGTAAAACAAGAATCAATCCGCATTACACaaaaaaacaagaaataaaataacaaataaaaaaatagggaAGAGAAGATTCAAAAGGCCTGTAATGATCAACATCAAAAGAGACAGATGAGCCAACTTGATATTTTGAGGCATTATCATACAAAGAAgaaatttcttatttttgttactTCGTATCTTCGGGTCGGGGCAAATCAAGCGGCTAAGCTAAGAAGTTTTTAACTTTCTATTACATATCCGTTGAAATCAGCATTTGTGTGTTTCTGCTTGAGCCGTACGAGATGAAATTTTCATATACGGTTCTCAGAGGGGGAGTCCCTTGGCCTTGGTTACCTATCTCAATAAAGTATATGATTGGTTTGAGGAACGTCTTGAGATTCAGGCGATTGCAGATGATATAACTAGTAAATATGTTCCTCCTCATGTCAACATATTTTATTGTTTAGGGGGGATCACACTTACTTGTTTTTTAGTACAAGTAGCTACAGGTTTTGCTATGACTTTTTACTACCGTCCAACCGTTACAGAGGCTTTTTCCTCTGTTCAATACATAATGACCGAGGCCAACTTTGGTTGGTTAATCCGATCAGTTCATCGATGGTCAGCAAGTATGATGGTTCTAATGATGATCTTGCACGTATTTCGTGTGTACCTTACAGGTGGATTTAAAAAACCCCGCGAATTAACTTGGGTTACAGGTGTAGTTTTGGCTGTATTGACGGCATCTTTTGGTGTAACTGGTTATTCCTTACCTCGGGACCAAATTGGTTATTGGGCAGTAAAAATTGTGACAGGCGTACCTGAAGCTATTCCCGTAATAGGATCGCCTTTGGTAGAGTTATTACGCGGAAGTGCTAGTGTGGGCCAATCCACTTTGACTCGTTTTTATAGTTTACACACTTTTGTATTGCCTCTTCTTACTGCCGTATTTATGTTAATGCATTTTCCAATGATACGTAAGCAAGGTATTTCGGGTCCTTTATAGAATCATAGATATTTGTAATTGATCATATATCATACTGGGGAGGAACGATagacaataatatttcattgctagaaatatggattattgaaaaaataagacatgttatttGGATACTTTTCTTCAACTTCGAGGTATTGTATTCCTTATTTGATACGAATAGTTGAAGTGAATTTTCCGAAGAGAGGATGGATTATGGGAGTGTGTGACTTGAACTATTGATTAGGCCAtgcagatatattattttatctgccACATTGTAATTCACAACCAAATGTGTCTCCACATCCAACCACCACGTAAGCCCCCTATGTAGCAGAGGATAGGCCGGTTCGTTTGGGAGAACCTTTTCTATGATCATAcctgaatcatgttatgcatgaacaggCTCCGTAAGATCCCGTAGAATAAAATAAGTGATGTGGCATGATTCAATGTTCTGtctattccacttccttatttgtAGTGTAGAAATGCATTCATTTCCTCTGCATCGATCCCGATCGATAATACTATcggagtgaaataagagatctaaggaagaacagaggctagactttattagtaacaagtaaataCTTTGTATGTAAGAAAATCGAGATGTtggggggataaacaccaatcaaaagacatgagacaatccaaaaagcacttgatcatgatcaaatttataagcctacTTGGATATTGAGCATTTACCTGTAAGAACTGAATTAGTTGCAATGAATAGTTGCAACTCCGGAAAATGGAATCTggtaaatcttttcttacatagagtcattatatatgatatgtggggatatgtatgaaaaatagattttatatggatctatttctgccattcctttcattcttgctcgagccggatgatgaaaaattatcatgtcCGGTTCCTTCGGGGgatggatccataagaattcacctatcccaataacaaagaAACCTGACTTGAACGATCCTGTATTAAGAGCTAAATTGGCTAAAGGGATggggcataattattatggagaacccgcatggcccaatgatcttttatatatttttccagtAGTAATTCTAGGTACTATTGCATGTAATGTAGGCTTGGCAGTTCTAGAACCGTCAATGATTGGTGAACCGGCGGATCCATTTGCAactcctttggaaatattacccgaATGGTACTTCTTTCCCGTATTTCAAAT of the Musa acuminata AAA Group cultivar baxijiao unplaced genomic scaffold, Cavendish_Baxijiao_AAA HiC_scaffold_972, whole genome shotgun sequence genome contains:
- the LOC135665265 gene encoding LOW QUALITY PROTEIN: photosystem II CP47 reaction center protein-like (The sequence of the model RefSeq protein was modified relative to this genomic sequence to represent the inferred CDS: deleted 1 base in 1 codon), which gives rise to MGLPWYRVHTVVLNDPGRLLSVHIMHTALVAGWAGSMALYELAVFDPSDPALDPMWRQGMFVIPFMTRLGITNSWGGWSISGGTVTNPGIWSYEGVAGAHIVFSGLCFLAAIWHWVYWDLEIFCDERTGKPSLDLPKIFGIHLFLSGLACFGFGAFHVTGLYGPGIWVSDPYGLTGKVQPVSPAWGAEGFDPFVPGGIASHHIAAGTLGILAGLFHLSVRPPQRLYKGLRMGNIETVLSSSIAAVFFAAFVVAGTMWYGSATTPIELFGPTRYQWDQGYFQQEIYRRVSAGLAQNLSLSEAWSKIPEKLAFYDYIGNNPAKGGLFRAGSMDNGDGIAVGWLGHPVFRDKEGRELFVRRMPTFFETFPVVLVDGDGIVRADVPFRRAESKYSVEQVGVTVEFYGGELNGVSYSDPATVKKYARRAQLGEIFELDRATLKSDGVFRSSPRGWFTFGHATFALLFFFGHIWHGARTLFRDVFAGIDPDLDAQVEFGAFQKLGDPTTKRQVV
- the LOC135665267 gene encoding cytochrome b6-like; amino-acid sequence: AVRDEIFIYGSQRGSPLALVTYLNKVYDWFEERLEIQAIADDITSKYVPPHVNIFYCLGGITLTCFLVQVATGFAMTFYYRPTVTEAFSSVQYIMTEANFGWLIRSVHRWSASMMVLMMILHVFRVYLTGGFKKPRELTWVTGVVLAVLTASFGVTGYSLPRDQIGYWAVKIVTGVPEAIPVIGSPLVELLRGSASVGQSTLTRFYSLHTFVLPLLTAVFMLMHFPMIRKQGISGPL
- the LOC135665266 gene encoding cytochrome b6-f complex subunit 4, with protein sequence MSGSFGGWIHKNSPIPITKKPDLNDPVLRAKLAKGMGHNYYGEPAWPNDLLYIFPVVILGTIACNVGLAVLEPSMIGEPADPFATPLEILPEWYFFPVFQILRTVPNKLLGVLLMVSVPTGLLTVPFLENVNKFQNPFRRPVATTVFLIGTAVALWLGIGATLPIDKSLTLGLF